From the Nodularia sp. NIES-3585 genome, one window contains:
- a CDS encoding saccharopine dehydrogenase-like oxidoreductase yields MNTQPTNQPIRVGVLGFGGLGQAAAKLLSSKREMILVAAADQKGYAYSTEGLNTQECIKTYQSQGSVGYLEPVGRLSNNSIQDLIATTQPVDGYFLALPNLPNDFIPSVAQQFIKSGWRGVLVDAIKRTSAVEQLLAMKDELQAAGITYMSGCGATPGLLTAAAALAAQSYAEIHKVEITFGVGIANWEAYRATVREDIGHMPGYSVETARAMTDAEVEALLDKTNGVLTLDNMEHADDVMLEFAGICSRDRVTVGGVVDTRNAKKPLSTNVKVTGRTFEGKISTHTFTLGDETSMAANVCGPAFGYLKAGRQLHQRGIYGIFTAAEIMPQFVK; encoded by the coding sequence ATGAATACACAACCAACAAATCAACCTATCCGCGTCGGAGTCCTGGGTTTCGGTGGACTGGGACAAGCAGCCGCTAAACTCCTCTCCAGCAAACGGGAAATGATCTTAGTCGCAGCCGCAGACCAAAAAGGCTACGCTTACTCTACTGAAGGTTTAAACACTCAAGAATGCATTAAAACCTACCAAAGTCAAGGTTCCGTCGGTTATTTAGAACCAGTTGGCAGATTAAGCAATAACAGCATTCAAGATTTAATCGCTACCACTCAGCCTGTAGATGGGTATTTCCTCGCCTTACCCAACCTCCCCAATGACTTTATCCCCTCCGTCGCCCAACAATTCATTAAATCGGGTTGGCGGGGTGTGCTTGTGGATGCCATTAAACGCACCAGTGCAGTAGAACAACTTTTGGCGATGAAAGACGAACTGCAAGCCGCCGGAATTACCTATATGTCTGGATGTGGTGCGACACCAGGACTATTAACAGCGGCCGCCGCTTTAGCCGCCCAAAGCTACGCGGAAATTCACAAGGTAGAAATTACCTTTGGTGTGGGTATTGCCAATTGGGAAGCTTACCGCGCCACAGTTCGGGAAGATATTGGACATATGCCTGGTTATAGTGTAGAAACTGCTAGGGCGATGACTGATGCTGAAGTTGAAGCCCTATTAGATAAAACCAATGGCGTGCTGACTTTAGACAATATGGAACACGCTGATGATGTGATGCTGGAATTTGCCGGCATTTGTTCCCGCGATCGCGTTACAGTTGGTGGAGTAGTCGATACACGCAATGCCAAAAAGCCCCTCAGCACCAACGTTAAAGTCACAGGACGCACCTTTGAAGGTAAAATCTCCACCCATACCTTTACATTAGGAGATGAAACCAGTATGGCAGCCAACGTTTGCGGCCCCGCCTTTGGCTATCTCAAAGCTGGGAGACAATTACACCAGCGCGGTATTTATGGCATCTTCACTGCTGCGGAAATTATGCCCCAATTTGTGAAATAA
- a CDS encoding type II secretion system F family protein: MPNYVARIRDSQGKSRKEKVVADSLSQARTNLRTQGFVVQDVKQSQSLASFDLNKIQLAMTKVSVKDKAVFSRQFAALVNAGVAIVRSLGVLSEQCSNPKLKLALIDISNDVQSGMNLSDSMRKHPACFDGLYVSMVQAGEVGGVLDEVLNRLAKLLEDVARLQNQIKAALSYPVVVGFLATAIFVGMTVFLIPIFANIFTDLGTELPALTQFLMMCSEILRSWRSLLVVGALIGLSIAYQQYYKTPVGRITIDRLSLKMPLFGDLIQKSSVARFSRTFGALTRSGVPILTCLEIVRDTSGNQVVANAIDAARVDIQQGGMISLALQQDQVFPPMAIQMISIGEETGELDAMLMKVADFYEDEVEQAVKALTSVLEPLMIVVLGGMVGTILLAMYLPMFKVFETLG; encoded by the coding sequence ATGCCAAATTATGTAGCTCGGATTCGGGATTCTCAAGGAAAATCCCGCAAGGAAAAAGTTGTTGCCGATTCGTTGTCACAAGCCCGGACTAACCTTAGAACTCAGGGTTTTGTTGTCCAAGACGTAAAGCAGTCTCAGAGTCTTGCTAGCTTTGATTTGAATAAAATTCAGTTGGCAATGACTAAGGTGAGTGTTAAAGATAAAGCGGTTTTTTCCCGTCAATTTGCGGCTTTGGTAAATGCAGGTGTAGCTATTGTTAGAAGTTTAGGTGTGCTGTCCGAACAGTGTAGCAATCCTAAATTAAAACTAGCACTGATTGACATCAGTAATGATGTGCAAAGTGGGATGAATCTTTCCGATTCCATGCGTAAACATCCGGCTTGTTTTGATGGTTTGTATGTCAGTATGGTTCAAGCCGGTGAAGTTGGCGGTGTTTTGGATGAAGTGCTGAATCGTTTGGCTAAGTTGTTAGAGGATGTGGCACGATTACAAAACCAAATTAAAGCTGCATTGTCTTATCCAGTGGTTGTGGGTTTTTTAGCAACCGCTATCTTTGTGGGTATGACTGTTTTTCTGATTCCCATTTTTGCCAATATTTTTACAGATTTGGGGACAGAATTACCAGCGCTTACCCAATTTTTGATGATGTGTAGTGAAATTTTGAGAAGTTGGCGGTCTTTACTTGTTGTTGGTGCTTTAATCGGATTGAGTATTGCTTATCAGCAATATTACAAAACACCTGTTGGTCGGATAACAATTGACCGCCTTTCTCTAAAAATGCCTTTGTTTGGTGATTTGATTCAAAAGTCATCAGTGGCGCGTTTTAGTCGGACTTTTGGGGCTTTGACTCGTTCAGGTGTGCCAATTCTCACTTGTTTGGAAATTGTCCGAGATACATCAGGAAACCAAGTAGTTGCTAATGCTATCGATGCAGCCCGTGTTGATATTCAACAAGGAGGAATGATTAGCTTGGCTTTGCAACAAGATCAAGTATTTCCGCCTATGGCAATTCAAATGATTAGCATTGGTGAAGAAACTGGTGAATTAGATGCAATGTTGATGAAAGTTGCTGATTTTTATGAAGATGAAGTGGAACAGGCTGTTAAAGCACTTACCAGTGTTTTGGAACCATTGATGATTGTGGTTTTGGGTGGTATGGTGGGGACAATTTTGCTGGCGATGTATTTGCCGATGTTTAAAGTGTTTGAAACGTTGGGTTAA
- a CDS encoding type IV pilus twitching motility protein PilT: MDMMIEDLMEQMIEMGGSDMHLSAGLPPYFRISGKLTPIGDEVLSADQCQRLIFSMLNNTQRKTLEQTWELDCSYGVKGLARFRVNVYKERGAYAACLRALSSTIPNFEKLGLPDVVREMSDKPRGLILVTGPTGSGKTTTLAAMIDLINRTKAEHILTVEDPIEFVYEPIKSLVHQRQLNEDTKSFSNALRAALREDPDIILVGEMRDLETISLAISAAETGHLVFGTLHTSSAAQTVDRIIDVFPHEKQTQVRVQLSNSLVAIFSQTLVEKKNPKPGEFGRVMAQEILIVTPAISNLIREGKTAQIYSTIQTGGKLGMQTLEKVLADLYKAGTISFEAAMSKTSKPDEVQRLIGTSAPAGARPGAGAARAR; encoded by the coding sequence ATGGACATGATGATCGAAGACTTGATGGAACAGATGATTGAAATGGGTGGCTCGGATATGCATTTATCCGCAGGTTTGCCGCCCTACTTTCGCATTAGTGGCAAACTGACCCCTATAGGTGACGAGGTATTGAGTGCAGACCAGTGCCAAAGGCTGATTTTTAGTATGCTCAATAATACTCAGCGTAAAACCTTAGAACAAACTTGGGAGTTGGATTGTTCCTATGGTGTGAAAGGTTTAGCTCGTTTTCGGGTGAATGTTTATAAAGAACGTGGTGCTTATGCTGCTTGTTTACGAGCGCTGAGTTCCACAATTCCTAACTTTGAAAAATTAGGTCTGCCAGATGTCGTGCGGGAAATGTCCGATAAGCCCAGAGGATTAATTCTGGTCACAGGTCCCACAGGTTCGGGGAAAACAACCACCCTAGCGGCAATGATTGACTTAATTAATCGCACGAAAGCAGAGCATATTCTCACGGTGGAAGATCCGATTGAGTTTGTTTATGAACCAATTAAAAGTCTAGTCCACCAAAGACAACTAAATGAAGACACCAAAAGTTTCTCTAATGCTTTAAGGGCTGCTTTACGGGAAGATCCAGATATTATTCTGGTGGGGGAAATGCGTGATTTAGAAACAATTTCCTTAGCTATTTCCGCAGCAGAAACGGGACACTTGGTCTTTGGAACTCTACACACCAGTTCAGCTGCACAAACAGTTGACCGGATTATTGATGTCTTTCCCCATGAGAAGCAAACTCAAGTGCGGGTACAGTTATCTAACTCTTTAGTTGCTATATTTAGCCAAACTTTGGTAGAAAAGAAAAACCCTAAACCAGGCGAATTTGGGCGGGTAATGGCTCAAGAAATTCTCATCGTTACTCCTGCTATTTCTAACTTGATTCGAGAAGGAAAAACAGCGCAAATCTACTCAACTATCCAGACTGGGGGCAAATTAGGGATGCAAACTTTGGAGAAGGTTTTAGCTGATTTATACAAAGCTGGAACTATTTCTTTTGAAGCCGCAATGTCTAAAACTTCCAAGCCAGATGAAGTTCAACGTCTCATTGGTACTTCTGCACCAGCAGGTGCAAGACCTGGTGCTGGGGCTGCTAGAGCGCGTTAA
- a CDS encoding GspE/PulE family protein, protein MTYSSPQRRSTALTTRTEFSPFGNKLIQSGYTNTEQMRLALIESRKSGRPLTEVLESITGQQLSPEFLRQYKKQQLFELKILYGVEFLDPEVNEIGNTKVGNLIETLIPVDICRRHRLVPLAKNENQKPPCVLVAMVDPDNLEACDDLNRILRPQGLALQRMVITPEDYQQLINQFLDELAVRQKHLEKEKFTDINQDLENLSNLDLDDSPEEMEADLGAAMKGAEDAPVINLVNRILAKALHEGVSDIHIEPQEENLRIRFRKDGVLSEAFDPLPKKIVPAVTARFKIISNLDIAERRLPQDGRIRRLFEGRKVDFRVSTLPSRYGEKVVLRILDNSSTQLGLNKLITDPETLQIVQDMVSRPFGLILVTGPTGSGKTTSLYSALSEKNSPGINISTVEDPIEYSLPGITQVQVIREKGLDFSTALRAFLRQDPDVLLVGETRDKETAKTAIEAALTGHLVLTTLHTNDAPGAIARLGEMGIEPFMVSSSLIGVLAQRLVRRVCSECRIPYAPTPEELARYGLSASQNVGVTFYKANSLTLEEITEAKAKNQSVCPKCNGSGYKGRCGVYEVMRVTENLQTLINQEAPTDRIKEVAVEEGMKTLLAYSLDLVRQGATTLEEVERVTFTDTGLEAELKAKRKSGLTCQNCHAILQPEWLDCPYCMTSRFQD, encoded by the coding sequence ATGACTTACTCGTCACCACAACGGCGCAGTACCGCTCTAACTACTAGAACAGAGTTTTCGCCCTTCGGCAACAAGCTAATACAGTCTGGGTATACCAATACTGAACAGATGAGGCTGGCGCTGATTGAAAGTCGCAAGTCTGGCAGACCCTTGACTGAAGTACTGGAGTCGATCACCGGACAACAACTATCACCTGAGTTCCTCAGACAATATAAAAAACAACAGCTCTTTGAGCTGAAAATACTTTACGGTGTTGAGTTCCTTGATCCCGAAGTCAACGAAATTGGCAACACCAAGGTAGGAAACCTGATTGAAACCCTGATCCCGGTGGATATCTGTCGTCGCCATCGCTTGGTGCCATTAGCCAAAAATGAAAACCAAAAACCGCCCTGTGTTTTGGTGGCAATGGTCGATCCGGATAATCTTGAAGCTTGTGATGATCTCAACCGCATCCTCCGCCCCCAAGGTTTGGCATTACAGCGCATGGTAATTACCCCAGAAGATTACCAACAGCTAATAAATCAATTTTTGGATGAGTTAGCTGTACGGCAAAAGCACCTAGAAAAAGAAAAATTTACAGATATTAATCAAGATTTAGAAAATCTGAGCAATCTCGACCTAGACGATAGCCCTGAAGAAATGGAGGCTGATTTAGGGGCAGCAATGAAGGGTGCGGAAGATGCCCCAGTGATTAATCTTGTCAACAGAATTTTGGCCAAAGCCTTACATGAGGGGGTTTCAGATATTCACATTGAACCACAGGAAGAAAATTTACGTATTCGGTTTCGTAAGGATGGGGTATTGAGTGAAGCTTTCGACCCCCTACCGAAAAAAATCGTGCCTGCGGTCACAGCTCGATTTAAAATCATCTCCAATCTAGATATTGCCGAGCGTCGCTTACCCCAAGATGGACGCATCCGGCGACTGTTTGAGGGGCGTAAGGTGGATTTCCGCGTCAGTACCTTACCTAGCCGCTACGGGGAAAAGGTAGTACTGCGGATTTTAGATAACTCTTCCACCCAGTTGGGATTAAATAAGTTAATTACCGATCCTGAAACTTTACAAATTGTCCAGGATATGGTTAGCCGTCCCTTCGGGTTAATTTTAGTGACTGGGCCAACTGGTTCTGGTAAAACTACGTCGCTGTATTCGGCATTATCAGAAAAGAACTCGCCGGGAATTAATATTAGTACAGTCGAAGATCCTATTGAGTACAGCTTGCCAGGGATTACTCAAGTACAAGTGATTCGGGAAAAAGGATTAGATTTTTCTACGGCTTTGCGGGCGTTTTTGCGGCAAGACCCAGATGTATTACTAGTGGGTGAAACACGGGACAAAGAAACAGCAAAAACTGCAATTGAGGCTGCCTTAACTGGTCACTTAGTATTAACTACTTTACACACCAACGATGCCCCAGGTGCGATCGCTCGTCTAGGAGAAATGGGTATTGAGCCTTTTATGGTTTCTAGTTCCCTAATTGGCGTGCTGGCGCAACGTTTAGTGCGGCGGGTCTGTTCCGAATGTCGTATCCCCTATGCTCCCACCCCTGAGGAACTCGCTCGCTATGGCTTATCCGCTTCCCAAAATGTAGGCGTAACTTTTTACAAAGCTAACAGTTTAACATTAGAAGAAATTACGGAAGCTAAAGCCAAAAATCAGTCGGTTTGTCCCAAGTGTAATGGCTCTGGCTACAAAGGACGTTGTGGTGTGTATGAAGTGATGCGAGTCACGGAAAACCTACAAACTCTGATTAACCAGGAAGCCCCAACAGACCGCATTAAGGAAGTTGCTGTCGAGGAAGGCATGAAAACCTTGCTAGCTTACAGTCTGGATTTAGTGCGTCAAGGTGCCACGACTCTAGAAGAAGTGGAACGGGTAACCTTTACTGATACAGGTTTGGAAGCAGAGTTAAAAGCCAAACGCAAGAGTGGTCTTACTTGTCAGAATTGTCATGCCATATTACAACCGGAATGGCTAGATTGTCCATACTGTATGACATCTCGTTTTCAAGATTAA
- the grpE gene encoding nucleotide exchange factor GrpE, whose product MDENKQVNNTSQQLGEPTEVKQAMKSDSPAQTNFNESGSEDTEQVTTPNNVSEDVTLTPEDGVAATEKTEVETAALAQLTQQIESLKAQLEERSTQYMRIAADFENYRKRTSKEKEELDVQVKRNTILELLPIVDNFERARAHLKPQSDGEMTIHKSYQGVYKQLVECLKRIGVSPMRPEGEEFDPNLHEAVMREPTDEHPEGTVLEELVRGYYLGDRVLRHSMVKVAAPKEDTPPAPEDQSSSDNS is encoded by the coding sequence ATGGACGAAAATAAACAGGTAAACAATACCAGCCAGCAATTGGGTGAACCAACAGAGGTAAAGCAAGCAATGAAGAGCGACTCCCCAGCCCAAACAAACTTCAATGAATCTGGCAGCGAGGATACTGAACAAGTGACAACTCCAAATAATGTATCGGAAGATGTAACACTTACACCAGAAGATGGTGTCGCTGCTACTGAAAAAACTGAAGTAGAAACGGCTGCTTTGGCACAATTGACTCAACAAATTGAGTCTCTCAAAGCGCAACTAGAAGAACGCAGTACTCAATATATGAGGATTGCCGCCGATTTTGAAAATTACCGCAAACGCACCAGCAAAGAAAAAGAAGAGCTGGATGTGCAAGTGAAGCGGAACACTATTTTGGAATTGCTCCCCATAGTCGATAATTTTGAGCGGGCGCGAGCTCACCTCAAGCCACAAAGTGACGGCGAGATGACAATTCACAAAAGTTATCAAGGGGTTTATAAACAACTAGTGGAATGCCTCAAACGCATAGGGGTATCACCAATGCGTCCTGAAGGTGAAGAATTCGATCCCAATCTTCATGAAGCAGTTATGCGCGAACCTACGGATGAACATCCAGAGGGAACAGTGTTAGAAGAGTTAGTACGCGGATATTATTTGGGCGATCGCGTCCTACGCCATTCAATGGTCAAAGTGGCTGCTCCCAAGGAAGACACACCACCTGCACCAGAAGATCAGTCGAGTTCAGATAACAGTTAA
- the dnaK gene encoding molecular chaperone DnaK yields the protein MGKVIGIDLGTTNSCVAVLEGGQPLVISNTEGGRTTPSIVGFGKGNVRLVGQLAKRQAVTNAENTIYSIKRFIGRRWEDTQTERSRVPYTCIKGRDDTVDVQIRGGNYTPQELSAMVLQKLKQDAESFLGEEVTQAVITVPAYFTDAQRQATKDAGTIAGLEVLRIINEPTAAALAFGLEKQDQEQLILVFDLGGGTFDVSILQLGDGVFEVKATCGNNHLGGDDFDNSIVSWMIDRFQQQEKINLSPDKMALQRLREAAEKAKIELSHLASTSINLPFITADETGPKHLEMELNRAQFEEMAGTLVEATIEPMIQALKDADLQTQDIDRIILVGGSTRIPAVQNALIKFFNGKAPDRSINPDEAVALGAAIQAGVLSGEVDNLLLLDVTPLSLGIETLGEVFTKIIERNTTIPTSKSQVFSTAVDGQTSVEIHVLQGERAMSRDNKSLGKFLLAGIPPSPRGVPQIEVSFEIDVNGILNVAAQDKGTGREQSIRISNTGGLNSSEIERMQQEAEVFAEEDKKRKELVDLKNQADNLLFSYESTLKDNGEFIGEQMKTLANEKVIQLQAVMANSNISLTEFQQCLEDFQQTLFAIGADVYNRANDQEDSEDVEEVSENPLSSELEEPINEAPIPQLNFDFDEEITAQADYEAID from the coding sequence ATGGGAAAAGTTATTGGGATCGACCTAGGCACTACTAACAGTTGCGTCGCAGTTTTGGAAGGCGGTCAACCACTTGTGATTTCCAACACTGAAGGCGGACGTACAACACCTAGTATTGTGGGATTTGGCAAGGGTAACGTTCGCTTAGTCGGTCAGCTGGCAAAGCGTCAAGCCGTAACTAATGCTGAAAACACAATCTATAGTATCAAGCGATTTATCGGTCGTCGCTGGGAAGATACTCAAACAGAACGCAGTCGCGTACCTTATACCTGTATCAAAGGTCGAGACGATACTGTTGATGTTCAAATTCGCGGAGGTAACTACACACCCCAAGAACTATCCGCTATGGTTCTGCAAAAACTCAAGCAGGATGCAGAAAGTTTTTTGGGTGAAGAGGTAACTCAGGCAGTAATTACCGTACCAGCATATTTCACAGATGCTCAAAGACAAGCAACTAAAGATGCTGGTACTATTGCTGGACTTGAAGTTCTCCGAATTATCAACGAGCCAACTGCTGCGGCTCTAGCCTTTGGTTTAGAAAAACAAGACCAAGAGCAGTTGATTTTAGTATTTGACTTAGGAGGCGGGACCTTCGATGTTTCTATCCTCCAACTTGGGGATGGAGTTTTTGAAGTTAAGGCAACTTGTGGTAACAACCACTTGGGCGGAGATGACTTTGATAACTCTATCGTCAGCTGGATGATTGACCGTTTCCAGCAACAAGAAAAAATTAACCTTTCTCCCGATAAAATGGCACTGCAACGTCTGCGGGAAGCAGCAGAAAAAGCCAAAATCGAACTTTCTCATCTAGCGAGTACTTCCATTAACTTGCCATTTATCACTGCCGATGAGACTGGGCCAAAACATCTGGAAATGGAACTCAATCGCGCTCAATTTGAAGAAATGGCAGGGACTTTAGTTGAAGCTACCATTGAGCCAATGATTCAAGCTCTCAAAGACGCAGACCTGCAAACACAAGATATAGATCGGATTATTTTGGTAGGTGGTTCCACCCGGATTCCCGCAGTCCAAAATGCCCTGATCAAGTTTTTTAATGGTAAAGCTCCTGATCGCTCTATCAACCCTGATGAGGCAGTAGCCCTTGGGGCGGCAATTCAAGCAGGAGTACTGAGTGGCGAAGTCGATAATCTTCTGCTACTGGATGTCACACCCTTATCTCTAGGAATTGAAACTTTGGGAGAAGTGTTTACAAAAATTATTGAACGTAACACCACAATTCCCACCAGCAAATCCCAGGTTTTTTCCACGGCGGTTGATGGACAAACCTCAGTGGAAATCCACGTTCTTCAGGGAGAAAGGGCAATGTCAAGGGATAACAAAAGTCTTGGTAAATTTCTGCTAGCAGGAATTCCGCCATCTCCCCGTGGTGTTCCCCAAATAGAAGTATCTTTTGAAATTGATGTGAACGGTATCCTCAATGTTGCAGCCCAAGACAAAGGTACTGGTCGAGAGCAGAGTATTCGGATTAGTAATACAGGCGGTTTGAATAGCAGCGAAATTGAACGGATGCAGCAAGAAGCCGAAGTATTTGCCGAAGAGGATAAAAAACGCAAAGAACTTGTTGATCTCAAAAACCAAGCAGATAATTTGTTGTTTAGTTACGAATCAACCCTCAAGGATAATGGTGAGTTTATTGGTGAGCAGATGAAAACTTTAGCCAATGAAAAAGTCATTCAACTCCAAGCCGTCATGGCTAATTCCAACATTTCGCTCACAGAATTTCAACAGTGCTTAGAAGACTTTCAACAGACTTTGTTTGCCATTGGTGCTGATGTATACAACAGAGCTAACGACCAAGAAGATAGTGAGGATGTGGAAGAAGTTTCAGAGAATCCCTTGAGTTCAGAATTAGAGGAACCAATTAATGAAGCACCAATACCACAATTAAATTTTGATTTTGATGAAGAAATTACAGCACAGGCTGATTATGAAGCAATAGATTAG
- the dnaJ gene encoding molecular chaperone DnaJ — protein MARDYYETLGVSRDADKEDIKQAYRRLARKYHPDVNKEPGAEDRFKEINRAYEVLSEPDIRERYNRFGEAGVSGAAAAGAGFQDMGDMGGFADIFESIFSGFAGGGMGGPTTQRRRSGPVRGDDLRLDLKLDFREAVFGGEKEIRISHLEVCDACGGSGAKAGTRPRTCSTCGGSGQVRRVTRTPFGSFTQVSTCPTCNGTGMVIEDKCDACDGKGTNQVPKKLKINIPAGVDNGTRLRISQEGDAGQRGGPPGDLYVYLFVNEDEEFQRDGINVLSEIKVSYLQAILGCRLEVETVDGLVELIIPAGTQPNTVMKLENRGVPRLGNPVSRGDHLLTILIDIPTKVTPEERELLEKLAKIKGDRTGKGGLEGFLGNLFK, from the coding sequence ATGGCCCGCGACTATTATGAAACTCTGGGTGTCTCTCGTGACGCCGACAAAGAAGACATCAAACAAGCCTACCGCCGTTTAGCCCGGAAGTATCACCCAGATGTGAACAAAGAACCGGGAGCGGAAGATCGGTTCAAGGAAATTAATCGCGCTTATGAAGTGCTTTCTGAGCCAGATATTCGAGAACGTTATAACCGTTTTGGTGAAGCTGGTGTTTCAGGTGCTGCTGCTGCTGGCGCAGGCTTCCAAGATATGGGCGATATGGGCGGTTTTGCCGATATCTTTGAAAGTATTTTCAGTGGCTTCGCTGGTGGCGGTATGGGTGGTCCGACCACGCAACGACGACGCAGTGGACCAGTGCGGGGTGACGACTTAAGACTAGACCTGAAGTTGGACTTTCGAGAAGCGGTATTTGGCGGCGAAAAAGAAATTCGCATTTCCCATTTAGAGGTCTGTGATGCCTGTGGTGGTTCGGGTGCTAAAGCCGGGACTCGCCCGCGCACTTGTTCAACTTGTGGCGGTTCGGGTCAAGTCCGTCGTGTGACTAGAACACCCTTTGGTAGCTTCACTCAAGTCTCTACTTGTCCTACCTGTAACGGTACGGGAATGGTGATTGAAGACAAATGTGATGCTTGTGATGGTAAGGGGACAAATCAAGTACCCAAGAAATTAAAAATTAACATTCCGGCTGGGGTGGATAATGGTACACGCTTGCGGATCTCCCAAGAAGGGGATGCTGGTCAACGTGGTGGACCTCCTGGGGATTTGTACGTCTACTTATTTGTTAATGAAGACGAAGAATTCCAACGGGACGGGATTAATGTTCTCTCGGAAATCAAAGTTAGCTATTTGCAAGCAATTTTAGGTTGTCGTTTGGAAGTAGAAACGGTGGACGGGCTAGTGGAACTGATTATCCCTGCCGGAACTCAGCCGAATACAGTTATGAAGCTGGAAAATCGGGGTGTACCTCGTTTGGGAAATCCTGTGAGTCGCGGCGACCATCTGCTGACAATATTAATTGACATTCCTACGAAGGTGACCCCGGAGGAAAGAGAATTGCTGGAGAAGCTGGCTAAAATTAAGGGAGACCGGACTGGTAAAGGTGGTCTAGAAGGATTCTTGGGAAATCTGTTTAAGTAA
- a CDS encoding sulfurtransferase TusA family protein yields MNSSQLSTPDAQLDLRGTPCPINFVRTKLCLEKMLPGCLLEVWLDSGEPIEQVPDSLIMAGYQVEQITDCMEYFSLLVRRPATAQ; encoded by the coding sequence ATGAATTCTTCTCAACTTTCAACTCCTGATGCTCAACTTGATTTGCGCGGCACTCCTTGCCCGATTAATTTTGTGCGGACAAAATTATGTTTAGAAAAAATGCTGCCTGGGTGTTTGCTCGAAGTCTGGCTAGACTCTGGAGAACCTATTGAGCAAGTTCCCGATAGCTTGATCATGGCAGGTTATCAGGTGGAGCAAATTACAGATTGCATGGAGTATTTTTCTTTGTTGGTACGCCGTCCGGCTACTGCCCAATGA
- the rsgA gene encoding small ribosomal subunit biogenesis GTPase RsgA: MTTVETMSINGQLLGTVLAVQANFYRVQLDVDDESIRVQGEKENVSPLPTPAMLLCTRRTRLKKIGQQVMVGDRVIVSEPDWSGGRGAISHVLPRQSLLDRPAIANVDQILLAFAVTDPPLEPYQLSRFLVKAESTDVDVLLCLNKSDLISPQVQEKISDRLLGWGYKPLFISVQNGINIAELTNHLNNKITVIAGPSGVGKSSLINVLIPTLNLRVGEVSGKLARGRHTTRHTELFELPGGGLLADTPGFNQPDLDCSPEELIYYFPEARERLAAASCRFSDCLHRDEPDCVVQGDWERYEHYLEFLDQAIARQTQLHQQADPESTMKIKSKGNGKQQYEPKLESKKYRRVSRKTQLQELAQLYKEPED; this comes from the coding sequence ATGACAACAGTGGAAACTATGTCTATTAATGGACAGTTACTTGGTACGGTGCTAGCCGTGCAAGCCAATTTTTATCGTGTGCAGCTGGATGTAGATGACGAAAGTATCAGGGTACAGGGTGAGAAGGAAAATGTTTCCCCACTCCCTACTCCTGCTATGCTGCTCTGTACCCGTAGAACCCGGTTGAAAAAAATTGGGCAACAGGTGATGGTGGGCGATCGCGTAATTGTTTCAGAGCCAGATTGGTCTGGTGGTAGGGGGGCAATTTCCCATGTCCTACCCCGTCAAAGCCTATTAGACCGGCCAGCGATCGCTAATGTTGACCAAATTCTCTTGGCATTTGCTGTTACAGATCCACCTCTGGAACCTTATCAATTAAGTCGATTTCTGGTGAAAGCTGAGTCTACTGATGTGGATGTGCTTTTATGCCTGAATAAAAGTGATTTAATCTCACCACAAGTCCAAGAAAAAATTAGCGATCGCCTGCTGGGTTGGGGCTATAAACCCCTATTTATTAGCGTCCAAAATGGCATCAATATTGCAGAATTAACTAACCATCTCAATAATAAAATTACTGTCATTGCTGGGCCTTCCGGTGTGGGAAAATCTAGCCTGATTAATGTGCTAATACCCACTCTTAACCTGCGAGTGGGGGAAGTCTCAGGCAAACTAGCACGAGGCCGCCATACAACGCGCCACACAGAATTATTTGAATTACCTGGTGGGGGTTTACTCGCAGATACTCCCGGCTTTAACCAACCTGATTTGGATTGTAGCCCCGAAGAATTAATCTATTATTTCCCAGAAGCCAGAGAACGATTAGCCGCGGCTAGTTGTCGATTTAGTGACTGTCTGCATCGAGACGAGCCTGATTGTGTGGTGCAGGGTGACTGGGAAAGGTATGAACATTACTTAGAATTTTTAGATCAAGCGATCGCGCGTCAAACTCAGCTTCACCAACAAGCCGATCCCGAATCAACGATGAAAATCAAAAGTAAAGGTAACGGTAAGCAGCAGTACGAACCGAAGTTAGAGAGTAAAAAGTATCGTCGCGTCTCTCGCAAAACACAGTTGCAAGAGCTAGCACAATTGTATAAAGAACCGGAAGATTAA